In Oceanobacillus sp. FSL K6-2867, one DNA window encodes the following:
- the panF gene encoding sodium/pantothenate symporter — protein MNWQAVLPLVLFLIVVFTVGLWAGKYVKRTDSFLQEYFLGGRSLGGFVLAMTLVTTYGSASSFLSGPGAAYNQGLGWVLLSTTQIATGYFVLMILGKKFAIVTRKYKAVTIVDFLKSRYESKWVVLLSSLSILIFLFSAMSAQWIGGGRLIQSLTGLSYIASLFIFSVSVLVYVIIGGFRAIAITDAIQGIVMFAGTLILLIAVIIAGGGVPAIIADLAAENPNLITPFGANADLTPAYVSSFWVLVGVGVVALPQIAVRAMSYKNSRSMHRGIIISTIVVGFIMLNMHLIGVFARPVIPGVEVGDTVMPLLAQTVLPNWLSGIVLAAPMAAIMTTVNSLLLLVSSTIVKDVYLNYIEPTAKEKKVKRLSMWVTALLGIVVIVMSLNPPDLVIWLNLFSMGGLEAAFIWPIVMGLYWRKGNKYGAVASMIFGVTSYILFESFYPQPFGMHSVVTSIVIAFIAYVAGSLAFREKDYL, from the coding sequence ATGAATTGGCAAGCTGTTTTACCATTAGTGCTATTTTTAATTGTTGTTTTTACGGTTGGGCTTTGGGCAGGAAAATATGTAAAGCGAACCGATTCTTTTTTACAGGAATACTTTCTTGGGGGTAGAAGCTTAGGCGGCTTTGTACTAGCAATGACATTGGTAACGACGTATGGAAGCGCTAGTAGTTTTCTAAGTGGACCGGGAGCGGCCTATAATCAGGGGCTTGGATGGGTGCTTCTTTCCACCACTCAGATTGCTACAGGTTATTTTGTATTAATGATTCTTGGGAAGAAATTTGCGATTGTAACACGTAAATATAAAGCGGTGACAATTGTGGACTTTTTAAAAAGCCGTTATGAATCTAAATGGGTAGTGCTATTGTCTTCATTAAGTATTTTAATTTTCTTATTTTCTGCGATGTCTGCCCAATGGATTGGCGGTGGACGTTTGATTCAATCCCTAACAGGACTATCCTATATTGCGTCATTATTTATATTTTCGGTATCTGTACTCGTATACGTTATTATTGGCGGTTTTCGGGCTATCGCAATAACAGATGCAATTCAAGGAATTGTGATGTTTGCGGGGACGCTAATTTTACTCATTGCAGTTATTATTGCTGGTGGAGGAGTGCCAGCAATAATTGCGGATCTTGCAGCGGAAAACCCAAATTTAATTACACCGTTTGGCGCAAATGCTGATTTAACACCTGCATATGTATCCTCGTTCTGGGTGCTCGTTGGCGTAGGTGTAGTTGCGCTTCCGCAAATCGCTGTGCGTGCAATGTCTTATAAAAATTCAAGGTCGATGCATCGTGGAATTATTATCAGCACAATCGTGGTTGGCTTTATTATGCTCAATATGCACTTAATTGGTGTCTTTGCAAGACCTGTTATACCTGGTGTGGAAGTTGGAGATACAGTAATGCCCCTACTTGCACAAACTGTATTGCCAAACTGGTTGTCTGGTATTGTTCTTGCGGCTCCGATGGCTGCTATTATGACTACTGTAAATTCATTATTATTACTAGTCAGCTCTACGATTGTAAAAGATGTTTATTTAAATTACATAGAACCGACCGCAAAGGAAAAAAAGGTGAAGCGTTTAAGTATGTGGGTAACTGCATTGCTTGGTATCGTTGTGATTGTGATGTCCTTAAACCCACCAGACCTGGTTATCTGGTTAAATCTATTCTCAATGGGTGGTCTTGAAGCAGCGTTTATTTGGCCGATTGTTATGGGGTTATATTGGAGAAAGGGGAATAAATATGGTGCGGTTGCATCTATGATTTTTGGGGTGACAAGCTATATTCTATTTGAATCTTTCTATCCACAGCCATTTGGAATGCATTCTGTTGTAACATCTATTGTTATCGCATTTATTGCATATGTTGCTGGCAGTCTAGCCTTTAGGGAAAAAGATTACTTATAA
- a CDS encoding YhdT family protein has protein sequence MNQDDYQFKIANREALIGIGIVIFNFIWWYGFAYGLGSKDPAEYTYVLGLPAWFFYSCVLGFVIMVLLIWLVVKMFFTEIPLDELDDKEI, from the coding sequence ATGAATCAAGATGATTATCAATTTAAGATTGCAAATAGAGAAGCATTGATTGGAATAGGAATTGTCATTTTTAACTTTATTTGGTGGTATGGTTTTGCTTACGGCCTAGGAAGCAAAGACCCTGCTGAATATACTTATGTTCTTGGGTTACCTGCTTGGTTTTTTTATAGCTGTGTACTTGGCTTTGTTATTATGGTGCTATTGATTTGGCTCGTTGTAAAAATGTTTTTTACAGAAATTCCGTTAGATGAATTAGATGATAAGGAGATTTAA